Sequence from the Collinsella aerofaciens ATCC 25986 genome:
TCATGATCAGGAACGGAAAGCGAACGCCCGAGAACATCGAAAGGGCAATGGGGAACTGCTTGTTCGAGTACTTGTTGAACACGGCACCGGTGATGCAACCAAGAATGATGCCGCCAAACACGCCGGTATCGAGCACCTGAATGCCCATAACGGTGGCCTGGCCGGTTCCGGTAAGGCCGAGCATGCCGCTCGCATCGGCAAGAGAGCCGGTGGCGTTGAGCACGATGTTGTTAGCCTGCAGGAACAGGAAGAACGACATCAGGGCAATCAGCGAGGCATGGCCCTTGTTCTTCTTTGCCATGGCGCCGGCGATGCCCACGCAGAACAGAATCGAGAGGTTGTTGATGATAAACATCAGCGACTGGTAGACAACGGCGCCCACAAGTTGGAACGGACCGGAGCCCAGTACGGGGACCAAAGCACAAATGGTCTTGTTGGTCAGAATGATGCCCACGATGAGCAGGATGCCGGCAACCGAGAGATACATCATCGGCTGAACGATTGACTTCGCGAACACCTCCAACGGCGCTTTGAAATTGAACTTCTTTTTTGCGGTCATAGCGGTACTCCCCTTCCTTTTCCGCAAATTAAGACAGATGTGCCCTGGACAAGACCGTGAGCCTTGCCTTATATCAATCGATGTGTGGGCACGTTATGCCTAGAGACCAGGTTCTCCAAGCAGGTTAACAATGTGATATGCGAGATAACTCTTCTCGGCATCGGTAACGACAACGTTATAGGTAGACGACAAGTGGGCGGCTATGGCGTCCGCGCACAAGAATGCGCAGGGATACGCCGTTTCATCGATTCGGAACAGCGCGTCTCCGTTGATTTGCCCGGCCGTAGGATCGAGCGCTCGCTGTGCGAAAAACTGCAGGTGACGAACGAAACGTTCGTAAGGCAGCGAGGTGTCATCGAGGGTCGTAGCATAGCGCTTGGAAACAATCGCGAGCACGTCGCGAACAAGCTGGACCGAAACAATCAAACGATCGGAGCGTTGCGGCATGGTGGCGTTGACGATATGCAGCGTAATAAAACCCTGCTCTTCTTCGCTCATCTGGATGCCCATATACTCCTTGATAATCTGCAGTGCACGGCCCGCAAGTGCATACTCCTTGCGATAGAACTGCTGGATCTCGAGCAGCAACGGATTCTCACAGGAGATGCCCTTGCGCTCACGCTCCAAAGCAAGGCTGATATGGTCTGCGAGAGCAATGAGAATCTTGTCGTTGATGTCGACATTGAGCTCTCGACGAAGCATCTGAACGATGTCCTCGGAAATCACGAGGTTGACGGTGGGGATGGACTCCAAAAGATGTGCCAAGCGGTCAATCGTACGCGAGTCCTGAGAAGTTCCCTCCTGCAACGCGTAGGTCTTTTCGACCGACGCCTCATCGATGGCATCGCCGGCATGACGGCCAAAGCAGAGGCCTCGACCGATGACGATGAGCTCGGAGCCATCGTCCGAAGTGACCATTGCGACGTTGTTGTTAAAAACTCGCTTGATAACCACGGTACCCACCACAAGAATTTACTCGGAAAGCCAGACGACAGGCTCTTTAACAGCAACAGGGCCGGAAGCATGCTCACGAAGAGTCGAGTTCTCTGAACGCTCGCACGCGATAACGAAGACCGTGGGATCGAAGCCGGCGGCGCGGACCGCGTCGAAATCGACCTCGACGAGGGGCTGGCCCGCGTCGACATGGTCACCCTGGGCAACAAGCGCATGGAAGCCCTTGCCCTCAAGCTTAACAGTGTCGATTCCGATATGCAGCATCACCTGAGCAGAGCTGTCGTCGGACATGATGCCCAGCGCGTGCTCAGTCGGAAACAGCGCCGCGACGGTGCCGGAAACAGGAGCGCACACCGTTCCCTCTTGGGGAACCACGGCAACGCCATCGCCCACGGCACGGCTGCTAAAAGCGGGGTCATTGGTATCTTCTAGATGAACAAGCTCGCCGGAAACGGGAGCGAGGATTTCGAACTCGGAAGCCGCAGTCTTCTGCTCATCCGAACCGCCCATCAGGCGAGAAAAGAAACCCATGGTGGCATGTCCCTTCATAAATATAGCCCAACCAAAATCAAGCGAATGCATCCATAGAGACACACCCGTTCAAAGACTTTGGTTAGGCCCACGTCCGAGGGACTCGGTAACCTTCCGCATTTCTTTTGACGGGAGCTATTGTAGACAAGCCCAAAGCCGGAACAACCATTATGACCGATGAACGGTATTTTTTCTCCGATAAACGGTATTTAGGCGACACTTGGGGACGTTCCATTTCTGCCGGCACCCAGGGACACTCCTTGTTTGGTGCATTGGGGTCAGGTTTGTTTGCACCAACTTGGTGCAGATGAACTGCATCCCATTTCTTGGACTTTGAAATTAAGGTTCGAGAAAAGGGAGGCATCGGAAATGCCCCGCAGGAAGAAGGCAAGATACGGTCGCGAGATGAGGACACGCGCCGCCGACCTGTTCGAGGCCGGCCTCGGCTTCGAACTCGCGGCCAAGAAGCTCGACGTTCCCGCCCCGGCGGTGAGAAAATGGCTCTACGCGTACCGGGCAACCGGGAGGAAGGGGCTGATCGGGATGGGCGAGAGCCGCAGGACCTACGACATGGAGACCAAGCTCGCCGTCGCGAGGGCCGTCGTGGACGAGGGGATGCCGCGGTCGGAGGCGATGGCCCGCTTCGGCATCGCCGCCGCCACATCGCTCGACCGCTGGTGCAGGCTGTACCGCGAGGGCGGGCCGGAGGCGCTCGAGCCGGGACGCCGCGGCAGGCCGGAGGGCCCCGGGGGGCGGACGCGCGAGCGGGAGCTCGAGGAGCGCGTGCGCAAACTCGAGGCCCAGGTGGCGTATCTAAAAAAATCGATAGCCCTGAAAGCGGAGAAGAGCTCTCAAACTGGGAGAAAGCCCAGGTCGTAGCCTCCCTTTCAGGGCACCACCGCCTATGCGACCTGCTCGCGGCCGCGCGGCTCGCGCCGTCGAGCTACCACTATGCCGTAGCGCACCCGCCGAGAGCGACCCGGCCAGAGCTCCGGGAGGCCGTGCGCGAGATCTTCTCGAGGACGGCGAACGGGTGCGGCCACCGCCAGATAGCGATGTGCCTGAGGGCCGAGCTGGGCGCGAGGATAGCGGACAAGACGGTCCTCAAGATGATGCGGGAGCTCGGCATCCGCTGCGGCATCCGCCGGGAGACCGACTACCATCGCTACAACTCCTACCGCGGCCCGGTCGGCGAGAGATTCGACAACCTGATAGCGCGTGACTTTCGCGCGGGCGCCCCGTGGGAGAAGCTCGGGACCGACGTCACGGAATTCAGGCAGCCCTGGGGCAAGGCGTACTTCGCCCCGGTCTACGACTTCTGCACGAAGGAGATCGTCTCCTGGTCGGTGTCGACGAGCCCGGACATGGCCCAGCAGGAGGAGGTGCTCAGGCGCCTGTTCGCGAGAATGCCGGCCGGGGCCTCGCCGATCGTCCACAGCGACATGGGCTGGCAGTACCAGCACCCTAGGTGGACCGGCGAGCTCAGGAGGCACGGCGCCAGGCAGAGCATGTCGAGAAAGGGCAACTGCCTAGACAACGGGGCGACGGAGCAGGTGTTCGGGCATCTCAAGGACGAGTTCTTCAGGGGCGTCGAGTGGGCCGACTTCGAGTCCTTCAAGAGGGACCTCGACGCCTACGTCGTGCATTGGAACACGAGGCGTCGCCAGGTGGCGCTCGGCGGCCTCACCCCGGTGGAGTTTCGGAAACGGCTATTGAAAGCGTCCTAGTGTTCGCTTCTAATAAAAGAAGGCCAAGATTCGGGACGCAGTTCAAGATTAACCTGACCCCATTGCACCAATCTCGCTTGCGTTAGATGAAGATCTCACATTCCCTGCGCTCGACGCAAGCCTTGCTCAGCATCTGGGTAACGGCGGCAAGTTTGTTAGGGTCAAGTTTGCGAGCATTCTGCGAGCATACGGAGACGCAACGCATGCAGGAGATGCACGCCTCGCCATCCACCTGCCTTGGATCGTCCTTGTCGATAGCTCGAACAGGGCACAACGCAGCGCAAGCACCGCAGGAGACGCAATCCTCCGTTGCATGGGGCACCATACTGTGGCCTCCAGCTTGCTTATAAGGACGATTGCCGGGAATAGAGGGCTCGGACGCAGCCCCGTCCAGTAGCTTTTGCCGGATTCGCTGCGCAAACTCTGAAAGTTGCGCCACATCCTGCGCATCCGGTCGCCCAGCAGCAAACTGACGAGCAACGGAATGCTCGGCAATGGCAGAAACCGCTGCAACCACCCTAAATCCGGCACGCTTCGCAACGTCTTCCAGCTCAATAAGCGTATCCTCAAACGCGCGGCCCCCGTAAACACAAACCAAAACAGCCCGAGCTCCGTTGCCACGCACCATTCCCAGTCGCTCAACCGCCACAGCTGGAACCCTGCCAGCATATGATGGGACGGAGATAACCGCAACGTCGCCCTTCGCCATCGAGACCCCGTGGAAATCCAACCCGCTATCGGTCAGATCGACAGTAACGATATTCCCATCCAGCGTCCCGGTCACAAGACCAGACACTTTCTCCGTTCCGCCCGTCGGACTAAGCACAATTTCGAACATGCTCATCGAACATCCTCCCCTACGCTTGGTAACACACCAAGCCGCCCGCATGCTTAGACAGAGTATACGGCGCGCGGGGAAACCCCGGTTTAGCGCAAAGGGGTCAGGTTTGTTTCCACCAACCTGGTGCAGATTAACCTGACCCCTTTGCACCAAACTATGCTGTCTGCCTCATCGATTTGCATAATTTCCGTTACAGATTGCATATATTTACATGATACCGCTGTGTTCTCCTGAGGTACCCCATCCCGGACCGTGCAAAAAACGGAGTATTCTGCAACGCGCTCGTGCCAACACCGCCGCGAGCGGGCAAAACTGTAGGGCGCTGCATCATTTTGGGTTCCGCTATAACGAGAATGACGCACCTTTGCACCGGAAAACGGAAAAGTCTGACTCAAAACGCTCGCTAGGGATATCCGAAGGCCACCGCTGGCGACGTCGAATCGTATGCAGGCAACTCGATCTGCAGAATACTCCAAAAAATGCACGGCGCACCCCATGGGACCCATTGCCGCATGGCTGAAAACGGGCCTTCAGCATCCTCCAGGTGCATTCCTGAGCAAATCACACCGGACCAACGGTCGGATGCGGCAAACAAAAGGGCCCCGAGCGTAGTTGCTCGGGGCCCTTAGTTCGCCTCGCTCTAGCGTGCGACGCGTATGTTACTTGCGCTTGCCGCCGCCGTCACCGGGGCGACGGGAGCTGCCGCCGCGCTTGCCGCCACGATTGTTGCCATAGCTGCCACGGTTATCGCGACCGCCGGCACGACCGCCGCGGGAGCCGGCCTGGTTGCCGCCGCGGCCGCCGCGATAGCCGCCACGACGCTCCTCGCGGGTATCGTCGTAGTTGCGCCAGTCATCGCGACGATCGCGGCTGGCACGCGGGTCACGACGATCGCGCGACTCGTTAGAACGACCAGCGCCGCCGCGGCCGCCATTGCTGCGAGCACCCTCGCGACGCTCGCCGCCGCGGCTACCGCGCTCTTCAAAGCGTTTGCCGCCACGGGACTCACCGCCACGGGCACCTCGCTCACCGCGGCTCTCGCCGCCGCGACGCTCATCACGGCCACCGCGCTCGTCATCACGACCGGAACGACGGCGGTCGCCCGAACCGCGCTTGCCACCGCGCGAACCGCGGCGGTCGTCCTCGCGCTCAACACGGCGACGACCGCCGCGGTCCTCGTCCTCGCGGCGACGACGATGCGCCTCGCCCTGGAACTGCTTGGCGCGGCGCTCGGCACGGTTGCCACGCGGGGCCTGCTTGACGGCGTCAGCACCG
This genomic interval carries:
- a CDS encoding PRD domain-containing protein, with the translated sequence MVIKRVFNNNVAMVTSDDGSELIVIGRGLCFGRHAGDAIDEASVEKTYALQEGTSQDSRTIDRLAHLLESIPTVNLVISEDIVQMLRRELNVDINDKILIALADHISLALERERKGISCENPLLLEIQQFYRKEYALAGRALQIIKEYMGIQMSEEEQGFITLHIVNATMPQRSDRLIVSVQLVRDVLAIVSKRYATTLDDTSLPYERFVRHLQFFAQRALDPTAGQINGDALFRIDETAYPCAFLCADAIAAHLSSTYNVVVTDAEKSYLAYHIVNLLGEPGL
- a CDS encoding PTS sugar transporter subunit IIA gives rise to the protein MGFFSRLMGGSDEQKTAASEFEILAPVSGELVHLEDTNDPAFSSRAVGDGVAVVPQEGTVCAPVSGTVAALFPTEHALGIMSDDSSAQVMLHIGIDTVKLEGKGFHALVAQGDHVDAGQPLVEVDFDAVRAAGFDPTVFVIACERSENSTLREHASGPVAVKEPVVWLSE
- a CDS encoding helix-turn-helix domain-containing protein translates to MPRRKKARYGREMRTRAADLFEAGLGFELAAKKLDVPAPAVRKWLYAYRATGRKGLIGMGESRRTYDMETKLAVARAVVDEGMPRSEAMARFGIAAATSLDRWCRLYREGGPEALEPGRRGRPEGPGGRTRERELEERVRKLEAQVAYLKKSIALKAEKSSQTGRKPRS
- a CDS encoding IS3 family transposase, translating into MDSPESGEELSNWEKAQVVASLSGHHRLCDLLAAARLAPSSYHYAVAHPPRATRPELREAVREIFSRTANGCGHRQIAMCLRAELGARIADKTVLKMMRELGIRCGIRRETDYHRYNSYRGPVGERFDNLIARDFRAGAPWEKLGTDVTEFRQPWGKAYFAPVYDFCTKEIVSWSVSTSPDMAQQEEVLRRLFARMPAGASPIVHSDMGWQYQHPRWTGELRRHGARQSMSRKGNCLDNGATEQVFGHLKDEFFRGVEWADFESFKRDLDAYVVHWNTRRRQVALGGLTPVEFRKRLLKAS
- a CDS encoding 4Fe-4S binding protein, translated to MSMFEIVLSPTGGTEKVSGLVTGTLDGNIVTVDLTDSGLDFHGVSMAKGDVAVISVPSYAGRVPAVAVERLGMVRGNGARAVLVCVYGGRAFEDTLIELEDVAKRAGFRVVAAVSAIAEHSVARQFAAGRPDAQDVAQLSEFAQRIRQKLLDGAASEPSIPGNRPYKQAGGHSMVPHATEDCVSCGACAALCPVRAIDKDDPRQVDGEACISCMRCVSVCSQNARKLDPNKLAAVTQMLSKACVERRECEIFI